A genomic segment from Vagococcus zengguangii encodes:
- a CDS encoding histidine phosphatase family protein: MKRLYLMRHAETLFNKLGKIQGACDSPLTENGKLQAQKAKEMIKEEGIVFDGLYCSTQERASDTLEIVTNSSHYQRIKGLKEWHFGDFEGESERLNPKITPPATSYGEYFVEYGGESFLEVQERMKCSLLEIMTNANQSVLVVSHGGAIYSFSQLWLSFEKVKTLSFGNCAILVFEFDEAKQEFSFVEVLNP, from the coding sequence ATGAAACGATTATATTTGATGAGGCATGCTGAAACACTCTTTAATAAATTGGGAAAGATACAAGGTGCTTGTGATTCGCCATTGACGGAGAATGGAAAATTACAAGCTCAAAAAGCAAAAGAAATGATTAAAGAAGAAGGAATCGTTTTTGATGGATTATATTGTTCTACTCAAGAAAGAGCATCAGATACGTTAGAAATTGTGACAAATTCAAGTCATTATCAAAGGATCAAAGGATTGAAGGAATGGCATTTTGGAGATTTTGAAGGTGAAAGTGAACGATTAAATCCCAAAATAACCCCCCCAGCAACATCTTACGGAGAGTATTTTGTTGAATATGGAGGTGAATCATTTCTAGAGGTTCAGGAAAGAATGAAATGTTCTTTATTAGAAATTATGACTAACGCCAATCAATCAGTACTAGTAGTTAGTCATGGTGGGGCGATCTATTCATTTAGTCAGCTATGGCTGTCTTTTGAAAAAGTTAAAACGTTATCATTTGGTAATTGTGCAATACTAGTGTTTGAATTTGATGAAGCCAAACAAGAATTTAGTTTTGTAGAAGTCCTTAATCCTTAA